The window CGCGGCCTTCCAGGAGCCGATGCGCCCGCGCAACCAGCCCATCACCTTCTTCGCGCCGGACTGGGCGCCGATCCCGTTCCTCCGGCGGGCCGAGCGGGCGCTCGACCACCTCGAGGAGCAGGTGTACGACATCCTCGAACGCCGGCGAGCCGGCGAGGAGGACCGCGACGACCTCCTCGCGGTGCTGGTCGACGCCGACCAGGCCATGGCCGACGAGCAGATCCGCGACGAGATGCTCACGTTCCTGTTCGCCGGCCACGAGACGACGGCGCTGACGCTGACCTACGTCTGGGACCTGCTCTCGCGAAACCCCGACGTCGAGCGGCGGCTCCGGGCCGAGGTGGACGAGGTCTGCGACGGCCGCCCCGCGATCGAGGACCTCTTCGAGTTCGAGTACGCGGGCCACGTCGTCCGCGAGGCGCTGCGGCTGTACCCGCCCGCCCACGAGATCCGCCGCGAGCCCGTCGAGGACGTCCGGTTCGGGGGCTACGACGTCCCCGCGGGGTCGCTGCTCGTGCTGCCGACGTGGGTGCTCCACCGCGACGACCGGTTCTGGGACGACCCCGAGGCGTTCCGCCCGGAGCGCTGGGCGGACGGCGGCGACCGGCCGGAGTTCGCGTACTTCCCGTTCGGGGGCGGGCCGCGCCGCTGCATCGGCCAGCAGTTCGCGATGACGGAGGCCCAGCTCGTGCTCGCGACCCTGGTGCGCGACTGGACGTTCGAGCGGCGGTACGGCGACCTCGAGCTGACCGCCGGCGTCACGCTCCAGCCCAGCGGCGACGTGGAGATGGTCCCGCGCCGCCCGGACGCCGTCGGACGGGAGCACTGACCGCGCCGGCGGGGGTTCGGCGACCCGCTCTCCCGACTGGCACTCGGCCCTCCTCGCGACGATTGATGTAAATTGAGGTTCAAATACACCGTAATTATTACGTTCCCGGGGCGCCTATCGGTGGACGCCCGGACTGCCTCTGACTGCCATCCCGGGCACCAGTCCCGCCGTCCGTCGCACTGCCCGGTGGCGGACGGGTCATCTCGTCTCTGTTACGGCGACTGCGACTGGTCCCCGGTCGGTCGCGTTCCGCGGCCGACCGCTAGATTTCGCGGCCGACCGCTACTATCGTAGTCAGGTGCTGCTCTCGTCGCCGACCGCTACAGCATCGGCGTTCCGTCCGCGCGCGGTCCGAGCGTCGGACCGAAGGGCGGGTCGTCGGGGTCGATCCGGCGACGCCGCTCGTAGTCCGTCGAGCGCTCGACCGGAACGCGCCCGATGGCGGTGATCATCTCGACGTAGTCGGCGAACGACCGGACCTCGCCGTAGTCGCCGCCGGCGCGCTTGGTGATCTCCTCCGAGAGGATCGTCCCCATGAAGTCGTCGGCGCCGCAGTGCAGCAGTTTCAGTCCCTTCGCGTCGCCGAACTTCACCCACGAGGACTGGACGTGGTCGACGTTGTCGAGGAACAGCCGCGAGACGGCGATCATCAGCTCGTCCTCCGCGTCGCTGGCGCCGCGCTCGACCAGCCCCTCCTCGTAGAGGGGCGTCTCCTCGTGGACAAAGGAGAGGGGGACGAACTCCGTGATCGCCCCCGTCCGGTCCTGCAGTTCCCGAATGCGCTCCAGGTGCTGCACCCGGTGCATCTCGTTCTCGACGTGGCCGTACATGATGGTCGCGGTGGTGTCGAGGCCGACGCTCGCCGCGGCCTCCATGGCCTCGAGCCACTCGCCCGTGTCGATCTTGCCCGGGCAGATGACCTCGCGGACCTCGTCGACCAGCACCTCGGCGGCCGTCCCCGGGACGGAGTCGAGGCCGGCGTCCTTCAGGCGGCCGTAGACCTCCTCGTAGTCCCAGTCCGTGCCGCGCCGGGCGTGGTAGGCCTCCTCGGGCGTCATCGAGTGGACGTGGACGTCGCCGACGGACATCGCGCCGATCTGCTCGCAGTAGGTGCCCGGATCCCCCTCGTACTCCTCGGGCGGCCGGTAGTTCAGGTCCTCGCGGTCGCTCGCCTCCAGTATCTCGCGGTGCTCGTCGTCCAGCGCGAACGCCGGGTGGAGCCCCGAGACCGAGCACACCTCGTAGACGCCCATGTCGAGCGCGTCGTCGACGATGGCCCGCGATTCGGCGGGCGTCTTCGTGAACCCGCCGTGGTCGGCGTCGTTGGCCGCGCGGAACTGCTCGGAGCGGTCCTTGAAGTTGCAGAACAGACAGCCGGTGTTGCAGGCGGTCGTGACGTTGTTGTTGAGGTTCGCGACGAACGTGACCTCGTCGCCGACCACCTCGGCCCGCCGGCGGTCGGCGGCCTCCAGGACCAGTTCCTTGCGCTCGGCGTCGATCCCCGGGCGGTCGGTTCCGGTCGTCATGAGTTCGACGCCGTCGGCGACCGACAGCCGCTCGCCGTTCCGGGCCTTCGCCAGTGCGTTCTCGAAGGACTGGTCCGTCCGGGGACGGTGCTCGAAGTCGAACTCGCCCCGCGGAACGTTCGCCGTCGTCTCGAAGGCGTCCGCCATCTACGGATACCTCGGTGCAAGCGCCCAAAAAGCGTACGGGATGCGCGAGCGGCCGGCGCGCGCGAAGCGCCCGTCCGCCGTCGGACCGCGCCGCCCGAGCGGCGCCGCGGCCGCTGCGAAACGCAAACCGCTTAGTCGCTGGAGCGAAACTGCCCGCCAATGACCAGCGTCAAGGAGTTCCGCGTGGACGAACCCGCGACGCCGACGGAGCTGGGGCGGGGCTCGTTCGTGTTCACCGACGACTACTCGGTCTTCGACTGGGGCAAGATGCCCGACGAGATTCCGGACAAGGGCGCCTCCCTCTGTGCGATGGGCGCGTTCAACTTCGAACTGCTGGAGGCCAACGACGTTCCGACCCACTACGAGGGCGTGGTCGTCGACGGCGAAACCGTCGACCTCGGCGAGGCGCTCGGCGCGGGCGCGACGCCCGAGGAGATGGCCATCTCCCTGACGCAGGTGCCCGACCTCCCGTTCGCCGACGGCGAGTACGACTACGACGCCTACCACGAGGAGGCGGGCGAGAACTACCTCGTCCCCCTGGAGATCGTCTTCCGGAACCGCGTGCCCGTCGGCTCGTCGCTCCGGTCGCGCACCGACCCCGACGACCACGGGCTCGACCACGACGAGTGGCCCGACGAGGTCGTCGACCTCAACGAGCCCGTCGTCGAGTTCTCCACGAAGTACGAGGAGCAGGACCGTTACCTCGACCGCGAGGAAGCGGACGCGGTCGCGGGCGAGGCGTCGATCGACCGACTGGAGGAGCTGGCCCGCGCCGTCAACTACGTCGTGACCGAGCAGGCCAGCGAGGCCGGCCTCGTCCACGAGGACGGCAAGATCGAGTGCCTCTACTACGAGGGCGAGATCCGCGTGGCCGACGTCGTCGGCACCTTCGACGAGAACCGCTTCTCCTACGACGGCCAGCAGGTCTCGAAGGAGGTCATCCGTCAGTACCACAAGCGCACCCAGCCCGAGTGGGTCGAGGCCGTGGGCGAGGCCAAGGAGCGCGCCGACGAGGAGGACGTGGCCGACTGGAAGTCCCTCTGCGAGGACGCTCCCGAACCGCTCGACGAGGACGTGATCCAGGCTGCCCGCGACCTGTACTGCGCCGGCACCAACGCCTACGTCGGGCAGGACGTCTTCGAGGCCCCGTCGCTGTCCGAGGCCGTCGACGCCGCGCGGGACCTCTGAGGACGACGGCCGCGGCCCGACGGTTCGGCGGACGGCTCCGTGACGGCCGCACCCGACGGCTGCTCACGCCAAGCGGCACCCGACGGCCGCTCGCGCCACGGGGCGCCTGGCGGTCGATCACACGGCGGTTCGAGTCAACTGGTAAATAGGTATATGAGACGGCGTCGCATACCACCGCCTATGTCTCCGGAATACAAGCCGCCGGCCGAGGGGGAGCGCCGCCAGCTGGTGGTCGACCAGTTACGCGAACTCACGAGACGCGTCGAGACGGCCGAGCGGCGGGTCACACAGGTCGAGAACGCGCTCTGTGCGGTGGCGCGGGAGACGAGCGACGTCTCGGTGAGCCACGCGTGCAACCGTTGCGAGAAGAGCCTCCTCATCGTACAGAACGGCTCCATGCGCTGCCCGCGCTGTAACTACTCGCGGTCGATGTGATCGCCCGGTCCCGGACCGTCCCCGAAACCTCCGGCCCGCGTCAGCAGGTCCTCCTCGAGGACGACAGTCTCGGCGTCGTCCGTCTCGAACCACAGAACGACGCCGGCGTTCGCGAGCGCCGGCAGGTGCCGCGCCACCAGACGCTCGCGGGCCGGCTCCGGGTCGACGTCGTCCAGCGCCGCGTCGCCGCGGGTCGACGCGATGGCCCGCGCGACGGCGCCCGGCGTCGCGACGCCCCCGCTCTCCAGCAGGTACGCGACGACGGCTCGACACCACCAGCACTCGACGTCGAGGTCCTCTTCGTCGACCGACGGCCGCACGGCCGACGGATCGTGCGGTCCCGTGCTGTCGCGTCCGGCGTCCTCCATGCGCGTGCCTTCGCCGCCCTCCTATGAATTATTGGGGCCGCGTGATCGCCTCCGGCCCGTCCCGTGAAAAGCGCTGCAGGCGGCCGGTTTACCGGCGATGCGGTCCTGTCAGGTTCTAATCTTTTTTGCGTTGCGGCCCGTGGGTCCCAGTATGCCCGCAGACAGCGCGCCGGTGCGACTCGGTATCGTCGGCCTCGGCTTCATGGGAACGACCCACGCCTCCAACGCCGAGGAGTTCGGCCACGACGTCGTCGCGGGGGCCGACGTGGTCCCGGAGGCCCGCGAGGACTTCGCGGAGGCCTACGGCGCGACGACCTACGAGGACCCCGAGGCCATGTTCGACGGGGAGGACCTGGACGCCGTGGCCGTCTCGACGCCCAACGCCTTCCACGAGGAGGCGGTCGTCCCGGCCCTCGAACGGGATCTGAACGTCCTCTGCGAGAAGCCCCTCGCCGACGACCTGGAGAGCGCCGAGCGCATCGCCGCCGCGGCACGCGACTCCGACGCCTTCTGTTCGGTCAACTTCCACAACCGCATCTCGACCGGCGCCGAGGTCTTCACGGGCTACCGCGAGGCGGGCCGCTTCGGCGAGATCACCCACGTCCAGGCCAACTACGTGCGCTCGCGGGGCATCCCCGGCGTGGGATCGTGGTTCACCAACGAGGAGCTCTCCGGCGGCGGCGCCGTCATCGACATCGGCGTCCACGCCATCGACCTGGCGCTGTACCTGATGGGCTTCCCCCGCGTCGAGGAGGTGCTGGCCGTCACGCGGGACAACTTCGGCACCGACCCGGACTACGTCGACCCCGAGGACTGGTACGACGCCATGGACGAGGCCGTCTTCGACGTCGAGGACTCCGCGACCGCGCTGATCACGTGCGCCGACGACCGGACGGTCTCGCTCGAGGTGTCCTGGGCCGCCAACCAGACCGAGACCCAGGAGTTCGTCATCCGCGGAACGGAGGGCGGCGCGCGCCTGAAACTGGGCGGCGAGGACCTGACGATGCTCGACGACGGCCACGAGGGCGTCGACCACCTCGTCGAGTCGGAGGTCACCACGGGCTCGCTCGACCACACCGGCTGGGAGGGCAGCGACAAACTGTTTCTCGACGCCGTCGCCGACGAGGCCGCGCCGGACCTGAACACCGTCGAACAGGGCCTGACCGTCCAGCGCGTCATCGACGGCATCTACCGCTCCGCAGCCGAGGGGACGGCCGTCTCCGTCGACGACGATTGAGAGGCCGCGCCCTCGGTTCTCCCCCGTCAGAAGCGCGCTCGCCCGTCGCCGGCGCGGGAAGCGCGCGCCGTCCGGGCGGCCGCGGCCGCTCACCGAATTAATGACGGAGACGTTATATAATGAATATCATTTAAGTATTTCTGGGCGGAAAGGATAGGGGGTTCCGTCAGCGCATCGAATTCGCCAGCCAGGGGGGTCAGACGGGGCGCCTGGGAACGGCAAAATGATTGGGTATCCGATAGCTATTTGTCAGGTCCGTCAGTCATACGCAAACATGGGTCGGTATCCGAGACCTGTCCGCAGCTCGGCGCTGAAGTGCATCGGCTGCAACGCGCCAGTCGTCGAGACCGTGGACGGTGGGTACGCGTGTGTGGAATGCGGGGAATCGCCGATCAACGGAAAAGACGTCGAACCGGCGCAACCGTGAGCCAGACGACCGACAGTTCGGCGGGCGGACCGTCGCCGTCGCTCGATCGCGACTCCGTCGCCGAGCAGTACATCGTCGGACCCGACAGCGAGGTGACGCCGGTGTTGAGCGTCGTGATGCCCACCCTCAACGAGGAGGAGGGCATCGTCGAGTGCATCGACTGGATCAAGACCGCCGTCGAGGAGCTCGAGGTCCCCACCGAGATCGTCGTCTCCGACAGCTCCACCGATCGAACGCCCGATCTGGCCGAAGAGCGCGGCGCCATCGTCGTGACGCCGGACGAACCCGGCTACGGCTACGCCTATCGCTACGCCTTCGAGCGGACCCGCGGCGAGTACGTCGTCATGGGCGACGCGGATACGACGTACGACTTCGAGGAGATTCCGCGGCTGCTCGAGCCCGTTCGCGACGGCGATGCGGACATCTGCATGGGCAGCCGCCTCGACGGCGAGATTCGCTCGGGCGCGATGCCCCCGCTACACCAGTATATCGGGAATCCGCTGCTGACGCGGTTCCTGAACACGTTCTACGACGCCGGCGTCAGCGACGCCCACAGCGGCTTCCGCGTGTTCTCCCGCGAGGCCCTCGAGACGCTGGATCTGGAGACCACCGGCATGGAGTTCGCCAGCGAGATGATCATGGACGCCGGTGCGAAGGGACTGGCCATCGAGGAGGTCCCGATCGTCTACCACGAGCGGGAGGGCGAGGAGACGCTGGACAGCTTCAGCGACGGCTGGCGCCACGTCCGGTTCATGCTCGTCAACGCTCCCGGGTACCTCTTCTCCGCCCCGGGGGTCCTGCTGGGGCTGTTCGGCACCGTGGTCATGGCGCTGGCGTACAGCGGGACCGCCGTCAACGGGGTGGCCTTCGGCGTCCACTCGATGATCGCGGGAAGCCTCTGCCTGATCGCGGGGCTACAGGCGTTCTCGCTCGGTGTGTTCGCCACCGTCGGCACCGATCCCATCCAGCGGCCCGACGACGTCCTCACCAACTGGATCGTCGAGAACGCGACCCTAGAGCGCGGGGCCACGCTCGGCGCCGTCGTGTTCGCACTCGGCGCCGTCCAGGCCGGCTACCTCGTCTGGACGTGGGTGAGCAGCGGCTTCGGCAACCTCTCCTTTACGCTGGGGTCGATGGTAGCGTTCACCGCGCTGGTCGTCGGTATGCAGGCCTTCTTCGGCTCGTTCTTCCTCAGCGTCGTCGGCGATCGGTAGCGAGCGACGGCCGGTCGGCGGTTTCGGCCCGTTCGGCCGACGCCCTCCCGACGTCGCCGGGACGTTCGCCCGGATGAAATTATTAGGCGTCCGGTATATCCCCGTCGGGACCGTGATTCGTAGGTATGAGTCGGTATCCGAGGCCGGTCCGTAGTTCGGCGCTGAAGTGCATCGACTGCAACGCCCCGGTCGTCGAGACGGTCGACGGCGGGTACGTCTGCGTCGACTGCGGGGAATCGCCGATCAGCGCGAACGCTACGGGGACCGCGACGTCCAACGCGGACTGAAGCGACGCGTCCCGCACCAGGGGTGACCGTGGGTGTCAGCCACAGGGTTATCCCGCTCGCACTCCTACCTCGCGGGATGGCAGACGACAAATCAGGTCGAGAGAAACAGGCGGCCGACGAGGAGCGACGCCAGCGAAAGCGGGACATGCAGGAAGCGCGCGAGCGCGGCGACGAACCGGAACCGATCGAGGAGGACGCCGACGAGCGGAGC of the Halomicrobium salinisoli genome contains:
- the cofH gene encoding 7,8-didemethyl-8-hydroxy-5-deazariboflavin synthase subunit CofH; protein product: MADAFETTANVPRGEFDFEHRPRTDQSFENALAKARNGERLSVADGVELMTTGTDRPGIDAERKELVLEAADRRRAEVVGDEVTFVANLNNNVTTACNTGCLFCNFKDRSEQFRAANDADHGGFTKTPAESRAIVDDALDMGVYEVCSVSGLHPAFALDDEHREILEASDREDLNYRPPEEYEGDPGTYCEQIGAMSVGDVHVHSMTPEEAYHARRGTDWDYEEVYGRLKDAGLDSVPGTAAEVLVDEVREVICPGKIDTGEWLEAMEAAASVGLDTTATIMYGHVENEMHRVQHLERIRELQDRTGAITEFVPLSFVHEETPLYEEGLVERGASDAEDELMIAVSRLFLDNVDHVQSSWVKFGDAKGLKLLHCGADDFMGTILSEEITKRAGGDYGEVRSFADYVEMITAIGRVPVERSTDYERRRRIDPDDPPFGPTLGPRADGTPML
- a CDS encoding glycosyltransferase family 2 protein produces the protein MRGIADQRKRRRTGATVSQTTDSSAGGPSPSLDRDSVAEQYIVGPDSEVTPVLSVVMPTLNEEEGIVECIDWIKTAVEELEVPTEIVVSDSSTDRTPDLAEERGAIVVTPDEPGYGYAYRYAFERTRGEYVVMGDADTTYDFEEIPRLLEPVRDGDADICMGSRLDGEIRSGAMPPLHQYIGNPLLTRFLNTFYDAGVSDAHSGFRVFSREALETLDLETTGMEFASEMIMDAGAKGLAIEEVPIVYHEREGEETLDSFSDGWRHVRFMLVNAPGYLFSAPGVLLGLFGTVVMALAYSGTAVNGVAFGVHSMIAGSLCLIAGLQAFSLGVFATVGTDPIQRPDDVLTNWIVENATLERGATLGAVVFALGAVQAGYLVWTWVSSGFGNLSFTLGSMVAFTALVVGMQAFFGSFFLSVVGDR
- a CDS encoding cytochrome P450, whose product is MATRTPPGPRGLPLVGNTHQWVRDPCAFKERCADYGRVVNYEILGWDAYMLTEPADVERVLADEHDRFPKHEEGNDELRTFLGDGLVTSQGDLWERQRAAIQPAFDMTHVKRYADVMVDRAAETSERLAAGEPVDVRDAMTRTTLEILVDCMFGRDIDVADRGIYDAVAAFQEPMRPRNQPITFFAPDWAPIPFLRRAERALDHLEEQVYDILERRRAGEEDRDDLLAVLVDADQAMADEQIRDEMLTFLFAGHETTALTLTYVWDLLSRNPDVERRLRAEVDEVCDGRPAIEDLFEFEYAGHVVREALRLYPPAHEIRREPVEDVRFGGYDVPAGSLLVLPTWVLHRDDRFWDDPEAFRPERWADGGDRPEFAYFPFGGGPRRCIGQQFAMTEAQLVLATLVRDWTFERRYGDLELTAGVTLQPSGDVEMVPRRPDAVGREH
- a CDS encoding phosphoribosylaminoimidazolesuccinocarboxamide synthase — translated: MTSVKEFRVDEPATPTELGRGSFVFTDDYSVFDWGKMPDEIPDKGASLCAMGAFNFELLEANDVPTHYEGVVVDGETVDLGEALGAGATPEEMAISLTQVPDLPFADGEYDYDAYHEEAGENYLVPLEIVFRNRVPVGSSLRSRTDPDDHGLDHDEWPDEVVDLNEPVVEFSTKYEEQDRYLDREEADAVAGEASIDRLEELARAVNYVVTEQASEAGLVHEDGKIECLYYEGEIRVADVVGTFDENRFSYDGQQVSKEVIRQYHKRTQPEWVEAVGEAKERADEEDVADWKSLCEDAPEPLDEDVIQAARDLYCAGTNAYVGQDVFEAPSLSEAVDAARDL
- a CDS encoding Gfo/Idh/MocA family protein, with amino-acid sequence MPADSAPVRLGIVGLGFMGTTHASNAEEFGHDVVAGADVVPEAREDFAEAYGATTYEDPEAMFDGEDLDAVAVSTPNAFHEEAVVPALERDLNVLCEKPLADDLESAERIAAAARDSDAFCSVNFHNRISTGAEVFTGYREAGRFGEITHVQANYVRSRGIPGVGSWFTNEELSGGGAVIDIGVHAIDLALYLMGFPRVEEVLAVTRDNFGTDPDYVDPEDWYDAMDEAVFDVEDSATALITCADDRTVSLEVSWAANQTETQEFVIRGTEGGARLKLGGEDLTMLDDGHEGVDHLVESEVTTGSLDHTGWEGSDKLFLDAVADEAAPDLNTVEQGLTVQRVIDGIYRSAAEGTAVSVDDD